The window tcactaacaaaacACTTTCATTTTCAGCttctctgcttaccatcgccCTACGGTGCCCGTGTGGGTTTTCACCGGTAGgattctctcattttatttctctcatttgattgTATTAGATCGATATCTTCCAATTCGAGCATCTTACCGATTGGCCTGAAGGACTTCAACAAGCTTTAGGTAAAAAGAATTttaattgaattacaactttgaaaCCTTTTAGGCGAAAACGTAGCCAAACCATTGTAAATTCTGCCCCAGGTTTATCTTCATGGGGAATTtcgatttttattttggtgtgactgaaccccagagagaggctacctacgtatcctttcgaaatcaagtcgaacgtagttcagggaaacattttgtttttgttttgattttttatttgattttgttttGTGACAACTTTGGTTCCAAGGAGGGTGGTGAAAGAATAATAGACGGCTCAAAGGGTTTACAAAAGTTGATAGTatttggatagcgagaatgaaagccttcgtcatcccaatcggaGAGTGTCAAGACCGCGAAAATGGttaaacataataccttttgactgcatctgcattaacagtcgtttcggggtcatttccTTCGATGTCTCCTAAGTACAATGCCCCTTTTGGCAACGGTTTTCttataatgtatggacctttccaattcggggcgaactttcctttcgcttcttcatgatgcgggagaatacgtcttagaacgagttgccccacttcgaAGTTCCTAGACCGCACTTTCTTGTTATAGGtgcgggccattctttgttggtacaactgcccgtgacAAACCGCAGTCATTCGTTTCTCATCAATCATAGTTAACTGTTCCAGCCGGGTTTTGAcccattcatcatcctcgatTTCAGATTCAAGAATgattcgaagagagggaatttcgacttccGTAGGTATTACggcttcagttccataaaccaataagtaaggCGTAGCCCCGACTGATGTGCGCACGGTTGTGCGATATCCCAGTAATGCGAAAGGcagcttctcatgccattgtcTAGAACTTCGGATCATTTTCCTGAGGATCTTCTTGATGTTTTTATTTGCTGCTTCAACGGCGCCATTGGCTTTGGGTcggtaaggggtagaattacGATGCGTAATTTTAAACTGTTCGCATACCTCCCTCGTCAGATGACTATTCCGATTTGCGGCATTGTCGGTAATGATAGTATTTGGAATACCAAAATGACAGATAATGTTGGAATGCACAAAGTCTACCACTAATTTCTTGGTGACGGCTTTGAAGATGACCGCtttgacccattttgtgaaataatcaatggcaaccaagaTGAATTTGTGCCCATTTGAGGCTTTCGGCTCGATCTGCCTAATggcatccattccccaagcaacgaacgGCCAAGGTGCTGACATAGGATGCAACTTTGAGTGTGGTGCATGAATTAGGTCACCGTGTATCTGACACTGATGGCACTTTCagacaaaactgaagcaatccttttccatggtcatccagtaaTAACTTGCCCGCAGGATTTTCTTTGCAAGGACATATCCGTTCATATGGAGACCACATACTCCTGAATGTACTTCGTTCATGATCTtttcagcttctttggcatcTACACACCTTAACAGATTCAAATCTAGAGTTCTCTTATACAACACTTCTCCGCTTAAGAAGAAACTGTTGGCGAGCCTTCTAATCATTCTCTTTTGGTCTCCACTGGCCTGCTCCGGGTATTCTTTCGTTTTCAAGAACCTTTTAATATCGTGAGACCACAGCTGGACATCGGGTTCTACTTCAACCGTGTTGCAATAACCATGTCTTTCTCGGATTTGAATCTCCAACGAGTCAATATGGGCGTTGTCTGGATACGACATCATTGCCGCTAAAGTAGCTAGTACATCAGCTAACTCATTGTGGAATCGAGGAATATACCTGAATTCCATGGATTTGAAACATTTGCTAAGATCTTCCACATGTTTTCTATATGGGATAAGCTTGATATCTCGAGTTTCCCATTCGCCTTGTGCTTGCCGAATGATCAAATCAGAATCTCCCATGATTAATAATTCGTCTGCATCCATGTCAATTGCCATGTTCATGCCCATGATGCAAGTTTCATATTCAGCGGTGTTATTCGTACAAAAGAATAGAAGCCGAGCTGTAGCCGGATAGTGCTGACCTCTGGGCGAAATCAAAATTGCCCCAATCCCAACACCCTTTGCATTTACAActccatcaaagaacattttccaaGTCTTAGTGTTTGTTGGGGTTACTTCAACTGAATTCACTTCCTCATCTGGGAAATAATTGCTTAGGGATTGATattcatcatcaaccgggttCTCAGCTAAATAATCGGCCAAGGCTTGGACTTTTATGGCCGTGCGGGTGATATAAACAATGTCAAACTCAGTGAGCAGGATTTGCAATTTGGCTAGCCTTCCCGTTGGCATCGATTTTTGGAATATGTACTTTAGAGGGTCCATTCTGGTTATGAGTGTcgcgccccaaaaccgaggagcgcgaccggcgctcaaccaagtaaacccggccgagcaagcctattagattttcttctacccaaactcattcatgaataaagagaatatatatatatatatatatatatatatatatatatatatatatatatatatatatatatatatatatatatatatatatatatatatatttatatatctttgttaatcaaacaataaagtgataaTGCCGGCAGACAggtaataccaattcatttccaatagtttcatcatttttaaagtctcaacaaacaggtaatacaaccacaacataacatatttgtcttccccagcaccaatacacaacccacactatgtctacagagcctctatagataaagaagagtacaatgataatgccggcaacaaggccccgactataccccaaacaaaatacacaaagaacaaaggattcatgaccccggaatgaagtagggctcaccaagtcaaccgggaagaaggtgcactgctatcaccgatcaatgtctcctactgtggaactacctgcatccatttaaagatgcagcgcccccggcaaaagggacgttagtaccgtcgaatagtactagtatgaaaactaaacaccaatttaagaatttagaaatacaagataattatgatgaaccagtgcggcaatagaataatgtAGATAACcatctcaaccatagcaagcttattaaaagctatcaacaacatttataggatttaagatgagatcctaagtaaccatcttcacacaaagcggccccgccgcctcacccgatgtatgcagatGGAGGTGTACATACAATACCACAACATTAATTAAGCggccatgctgcctcaccccaatatatgcgggtggatatataaccacagtactaagaacttacacaaggcgactatgccgcctcaccccaatgtatgagggtggatatgcatcaacgataccaataccaacacaaagcggctatgccgcctcaccccaatgtatgcgggtgaaaatacatcaacgataccaataccaacacaaagcggctatgccgcctcaccccaatgtatgcgggtggaaatgcatcaacgataccaataccaacacaaagcggctatgccgcctcaccctaatgtatgcaggtggtggtgccacaacaataccaaaactatacacaaagcggtcataccgcctcaccccaatgtaagcgggtggaggtgcagtcccacaataccataatccctacacaaagcggtcatgccgcctcaccctaatatatatgcgggtggaggtgtatcacagtcacaatctctataccataatccccacacaaagcggtcatgtcgcctcaccccaatatatacgggtagaggtgtatcacaatcacaatctctataccataacccccacacaaagcggtcatgccgcctcaccccaatgtatgcgagtggaggtgtatcacaatcacaatctctacacaacttgacataatacctttcacataaatcaggactagaaattataacatgtggatatgtAATCCAtggtttgggacacatcctcaatttatgatgcaatatgataagagcattggAAATACGAATTggacatatatcttcatcacaaaacttatcggaatactcgatttataatcaacatctcggaactcacaaggataatgagaattccaactcttaaagaagagtttagccaacatacctcaaattcttcccttaatgatactacaacgatgcactatactaatcaacttcaatctacaataacaacatccaatgagaccaatattagtaacaaatcccataggttcaatgtattcataaatttcatcgctaagattaccattcaccttctcccttattttctcaaaagtactattcatgccatgaactagatttttataatccaatctttcaaccctTAAAACTtgcaacaaatgcttcaaatacttctaactactcatattaaatgagtttgaagcattggaattacctctagtagatcaatcttgaaaaatcacaactttggtgatttttgtgttcttgaggatttgatgatgaaatcttgtatttggatgtaagaatgatgttagaaataatgtatattgattaataatcaacccaaaacatcattaacaacttatcttggttgattggacttgatttgagctcaaaatcgtcccttcacctcatgaaccctaacccccaaatactcaaaatatcccccttccccgaccttgtatttataggcccagatttctgggtttcggatgcagCCCTGGATGCTTCACATCCCCACTTCACTCatctttgaagctcggatgcggacctggctgctatggcagcacttcactgccagcttCTCTTTCGGATGCGgcttcggatgcttcgcatccgcaagctcctccgccagcctttggtaatttgatcataacttcttgtaggaatgtccgaatgacgaacggtttgaagcgttagaaactagactcaaagagctttaattttataggtagataaCCTCATAAGTCTTTATACTTTGGTAGCAGCATATGTTTGAATTAGAATCTTGTgtgaattgagacatcctttccacttaatgtatcctacttgttccacacgaattctttccattcacaaaactccttagtatgtttcaacacaccttaaacatatacgtttcatttcgaaataatgtggttctatcccatgggtctcgtttaatactctaacacgtattcccaaataccgttggcgtactttaaaatattatatCGTTAGAAAATttttcggggccttacattctcccccgcttaggatcattcgtcctcgaatgacgGTAAAAaaccgtcattagcatcttacgCTACTCAGTTTGTTTTATACCATATTTGAGCAGCcccaatttgactaactcccaaaattttcaaacatttcgccagagtttcccttgtaactaggcctatccacatgTCAAAGAGCCCTAGAaatacatcctaacaa is drawn from Nicotiana tomentosiformis chromosome 12, ASM39032v3, whole genome shotgun sequence and contains these coding sequences:
- the LOC138902511 gene encoding uncharacterized protein, giving the protein MPTGRLAKLQILLTEFDIVYITRTAIKVQALADYLAENPVDDEYQSLSNYFPDEEVNSVEVTPTNTKTWKMFFDGVVNAKGVGIGAILISPRGQHYPATARLLFFCTNNTAEYETCIMGMNMAIDMDADELLIMGDSDLIIRQAQGEWETRDIKLIPYRKHVEDLSKCFKSMEFRYIPRFHNELADVLATLAAMMSYPDNAHIDSLEIQIRERHGYCNTVEVEPDVQLWSHDIKRFLKTKEYPEQASGDQKRMIRRLANSFFLSGEVLYKRTLDLNLLRCVDAKEAEKIMNEVHSGVCGLHMNGYVLAKKILRASYYWMTMEKDCFSFV